The Triticum aestivum cultivar Chinese Spring chromosome 7B, IWGSC CS RefSeq v2.1, whole genome shotgun sequence genome window below encodes:
- the LOC123161868 gene encoding probable carboxylesterase 12: MAATGGSDEEVHFDFFPLVRQYKSGRVERFFNFPPIPAGVDPATGVVSKDVVIDPANGLWARVFLPPGAAGKLPVLIYFHGGAYVIGSASDPMTHNYLNGLVAAANVVAVALEYRLAPEHPLPAAYDDSWEGLKWVASHATAGAAGTEPWLVDHGDFSRVFLAGGSAGGTIAHVMAVRAGEQGALPGVGIKGIIVVHPYFSGAAEIGKEATTGKAEKAKADAFWRFLYPGSPGLDDPLSNPFSEAAGGSAARIAGERVLVCVAQKDGLRDRGVWYYESLKASGYGGEVELLESMDEDHVFYCMKPRSEKAIELQERILSFLRK, translated from the coding sequence ATGGCGGCAACGGGCGGCTCGGACGAGGAGGTGCACTTCGACTTCTTCCCGCTCGTCCGCCAGTACAAGAGCGGCCGCGTGGAGCGGTTCTTTAACTTCCCCCCGATCCCGGCCGGCGTCGACCCCGCCACGGGCGTCGTCTCCAAGGACGTCGTCATCGACCCGGCCAACGGCCTCTGGGCGCGCGTCTtcctgccgcccggcgccgccggcAAGCTCCCCGTCCTCATCTACTTCCACGGCGGCGCCTACGTCATCGGCTCGGCGTCCGACCCCATGACGCACAACTACCTCAACGGCCTCGTCGCCGCGGCCAACGTCGTCGCGGTGGCGCTCGAGTACCGCCTCGCGCCGGAGCACCCGCTCCCCGCGGCCTACGACGACTCCTGGGAGGGGCTCAAGTGGGTGGCGTCCCACGCCACGGCGGGCGCGGCCGGCACCGAGCCGTGGCTGGTCGACCACGGCGACTTCTCCCGCGTGTTCCTGGCGGGCGGCAGCGCCGGGGGCACCATCGCGCACGTCATGGCCGTGCGCGCCGGCGAGCAGGGCGCCCTCCCCGGGGTCGGCATCAAGGGGATCATCGTGGTGCACCCgtacttcagcggcgcggcggagaTCGGCAAGGAGGCGACCACGGGGAAGGCGGAGAAGGCCAAGGCCGACGCCTTCTGGCGCTTCCTCTACCCGGGCTCGCCGGGGCTGGACGACCCGCTGTCCAACCCGTTCTCGGAGGCGGCCGGCGGCAGCGCGGCGCGCATCGCCGGCGAGCGCGTGCTCGTCTGCGTCGCCCAGAAGGACGGCCTCCGGGACAGGGGCGTCTGGTACTACGAGAGCCTCAAGGCGAGCGGGTACGGCGGCGAGGTGGAGCTGCTCGAGTCCATGGACGAGGACCACGTCTTCTACTGCATGAAGCCGCGGTCCGAGAAAGCGATCGAGTTGCAGGAGCGCATCCTCAGCTTCCTCCGCAAGTGA